In one window of Ovis aries strain OAR_USU_Benz2616 breed Rambouillet chromosome 5, ARS-UI_Ramb_v3.0, whole genome shotgun sequence DNA:
- the LOC101103232 gene encoding large ribosomal subunit protein eL36, with product MALRYPMAVGLNKGHKVTKNVGKPRHSRRRGRLTKHTKFVRDMIREVCGFAPYERRAMELLKVSKDKRALKFIKKRVGTHIRAKRKREELSNVLAAMRKAAAKKD from the coding sequence ATGGCTCTGCGCTACCCCATGGCCGTGGGCCTCAACAAGGGTCACAAGGTGACCAAGAACGTGGGCAAGCCGAGGCACAGCCGCCGCCGCGGGCGTCTCACCAAACACACCAAGTTCGTGCGGGACATGATCCGGGAGGTGTGTGGCTTCGCCCCTTACGAGCGACGAGCCATGGAGCTGCTCAAGGTCTCCAAGGACAAGCGGGCCCTCAAGTTCATCAAGAAAAGGGTGGGGACACACATCCGCgcgaagaggaagagagaggaactGAGCAACGTCTTGGCCGCCATGAGGAAAGCGGCAGCCAAGAAGGACTGA